GTTATCCTTCCGTTAGATAGGTGTGTTAGTATCTTGACCAGCACAAGTCTCCTAACACAAGGACTACTCTTAGAAAGGCGGTCCCTGCAGACCTGTATTTAATCATTGTTATGTCCAATACAATATACAGTTTCCACCACTACTAAAGTGTTCATGAAGCACATATTCATTATTCCCTCAAGGACAAGGTGAGAAGCACATACTTCTAAAGTTCAATACTACAAGTCAAGCCAGCTAACAAAAATGATGGTGATCATACTAGCCGTCCAAGACCAAACCTCATGATGAAATATTCAAGATATTGGTCCACAGAAACATGAAAACTTGTATCATTTTGATGAAGTCATGAACATTCATATTAACATATGACGCAAAGGCACCCATAACTGCACTAGAAGCTCCCTTGAGTTTTTAGCAGATCAAAGAAAACCTTGCCATTTTGTCCATGCTAACAACTCTCTTTACTcttcattcaaaaaaataatttgtagaaACTCTTTTTACTACTTACAAAACGGAAGAGAATAAAGGCCTCAGCTTGCAAAGGACAAATCAGCATTGTACTGTGACAATCCATGTATGATcttgtaagataatgaagaataAAACAGCTATTGCAGACACCAtggttagtaaaaaaaataaagagagattATGAATAATACTATTGAGAGTGTTGACTTTCAATCCAGACCCTGAACAGagggaaaaaatgaatttgaactACAATTGACAAACTTCTTCATAAAGCAAATCAACTTGTAAGAGCTAAGAAACATCACATTTTGAGGACTGTAAAAGAAAAACCAATTGAAGATAACAAGAAAGGTTGGGAGACCTCAGAGCAGCTGGCGGCACCAGGAGATCGATCGATGTAAGCACTCCACTGTTGATCCTTCAGAACTGGATTTTTATAGCATATTTCCTCACATTCTGATAAACCTGCTTATAGCTCGTTATTCCTCTGTTGTAGCTTAGATCAATAGATAAGCCTCATAGAggtttcaaattaaaaaaataagacaatTCAAAAGCATTAGTTATATATAAGTTCAATGTCTCAAGATTAAATAATAAAGGTTGAACTCCATAACGGGAGCAACATTATGGACATTCCCAAACCTTGGTGAATGATGAATATCATCCAATGCCATCTTCTGAAGGTTAAATAACTTAAGCTGGCAATATAAGACAACTAATATGGACATTTTACATAGTGAAGGCATGTTTTTCTCCTGTTCATAAACTAGTAAGTCCTGGTCTGTCACCCATAGTAACATGTTATCTTGTGGAATACAATAAATTTCTATTCACCAGTGTAAGATTCTTCCATATGCAAGTTTTTCTACAAGCAGCACAACTCCTCACCACAACAATCAGACAGCAAGGTAAACTGAAATATTCACCAGGGTTATTTAGAAACCAACAAATATGGAAACTTGGAGCTTACATTCATCCCACGTCTCTCCATCAGCATCACATCCTTTTTTGCAAAAGACTCTCCCTTCAAAAATTCAGACATCacaaaattatgatatatcaGAGCTGAATTCATGCCAACAAACAAACTACTACTAGAAGAAATCAACACTAGaacatttgaaataaaattaaacctgcattatatattatcaaagaaaattatattttacagaACTGTttcaaaactaaattaaaaagagTGAACACAAAAGATAGCAAGCTCAAAAAGTGGGAGAGGGATGTTATTCTACTAGGTCTTTATTTAGCTGTGGTCCTTTTATATCTACTCCAGAGTCTACCTTCCCTTTTTATCAACTCCATGTACCATTATCACATTTAAGACAACACATTTGCAATCAGTCGGTAGAAATATCAAGCTATTAATTTCATATCTGTCTATGACAAGTCATATTTCCATCAAAGAGAAAATTCCAAGTAGGTTTATATTTTATCCAACTAGCATTGATTCAGAACTTTCAACCATCGCTTCAAAGGTCAAATAAGGATCGAAAATCTGACAGGCCCACTCAAGATAATATAAAAGAGTGATTTGGATACCTAAATAAGGACCTGCTAACGATGATCTTATCCATTCCATTCAcaactatatatttttacatcTGAAGTTTTGGCATGCCAGAACCATATGGATTGTCTGCTGTCAAAAGTGCTTAAGATACACATGATGATCTTTGCTAGCAGTGACAACCTTAACATAGAGAAGAAACCAATCAGAGGTACAGTCAAACCTCTCTATAACAACCTCGTTGTTTCCAAAATTCTTTTCAGCTTTTGTAGCAAAGGTTATAATACacctgtagcaacatttgacaTGTAAATCTTATTTGACTGTTATAGACAACAATTACCCAGTATTCTTTTCTcaattttgatgttataaacaaatcaattaccGAAGTACGCATTGATGTTATATTCTTTGCCGAAAGTGGTATGTTAAAAGTTCAAAATATCTAGTCAAAATACTAGACTTGTTATTGTTATCTTAGAGATTCTATTTCTATATGGGGCTTTAGGATTGTAATCGGTACTAGTGTTTTTTCATTATGAAAATGAATGACAAGCAACAGAAGTAGGAAATAGTAGAAGCCATTAATATTTGAGTAAGGTTGTTATAGAGgagtaattttacaaataaagtaTTGTAATATTGATGGTAGTTGTTGTTATAggcaaaaatataacaaaaattgGTTGTTATAGTGAGATGATGATATAGTGGGTGGGTGTCATAGAGAGGTTTAATTTTagttgattaaataaattattataggaaagtaaaaataatttccttcttaGTGTCCATAGTTATaggctatgttgctcggactctttaAATTTCTTGTCACACCCGTGTAAACATGGGTGGGGGATCCACACCCGATTTGATCAACCTAACTTGGGTACTTTGACTACACCTATGGCCAAGAAGTACACGTTGATCGGGTATCCAGTTTAGATATGGGCTTATGtcatacaaatataaacataaagcGCCACAACAAGTGTTTAAAATGAATGCAGCCATACTAGccctaatttcataaattcaacTAGTTGCCGAAATATAAACTTTTAGGCTTCGTAATATgcatttattggttatattcaAACACTTGAAACCATACTCCTACCATATCCCCTAATCCTAAGATAACTAATATTTGTATCAATTTATAACTATGCAatactcatttttcattttatgtaataaataatatgaaactAAATTACcttattaatcatatataagTTAATTTTCACCGTTCTTAAATAACTAATTGTTctatacattatttttagtcATATCCCAGCACCCATATCGGCAATCGCATACATACCCATGCGATGATGAATCCAACCTCTAGATCCGCCACCCATGTCGGATACCCACACCCGAATACGAGCAACATAGGTTAtagaacttgaaatttttaagACCTTATTGACTTTTACAGTTGATAATTGTCTAAACAGGTATTTAAACATATCCTTTTCCGGTAACAGAGAGAGCATAGGTAGCTGATTAAATATCTCAATGTAGAGGCCTAGAGGGTTTTCTTTCCCTTCCGTTTAACAACCACATTTTTTCAAGCAAAACCAACAcactatttttattcttttagtcCAACCACACGTCTTAGGCCTTCTGAATTAACACGACAACACACATCACCAAGTTTAACAGCGAACAGTTAGATTGACATACTGATTTTCCATATCGCAGAGAAAACTGGAAATTTGGAAATACTGGAATAAGTTTCTACATTTTTGACAAACTATAAAGGAAAGCTATGTAGATCTACACTGAATAGTTGTTGGTTATTCAATGTACCTTCATTGTAATGCTTGCAATTAACTTCATTGTAATTAACAAGTTACACCACACAATTAAATGGATTATGATGGTAAACCGGCCAACAGTAGTCTGACTTTTCCGGTTTATAAAGGTGAAAAGGTTTGAAAGAGCTGGAAGAAAGTAGGAACACTAATCAGAAGGACTCAAATTAAACAGCACACCACATAAATCTAGCCAAACACACTTAAAATTCACTTCAATACAAGTAATAATACGCCAAACAAGAAAATGGATTATGATGTTAAACTAGCCAGCAGTATTCTGAGTTCCCCTTCTATAAAGGTAGAATATGCTTGTTTTAAGAGTTAAAAGGAATACTCAAGTGAGAAAAATACAAATTCGATAGCACGACCAAGAAATCAAACCAAACACACAGTAATATGTTAAGCTAAAtcgtttgattaaaaaaatataagttaagCCAAACAAGAAAATGGATTATTATGTTAAACTGGATAGCAGCATCCAGAGTTCCCAGTCTATAAAGGTAGGATAGGAACCAAGCACACAGTCCAACCAAAACTTAATTGCAAGGTATACATAGAATAGAAGAGAAATAACACCCTAATGGCACCAAGATGATAATTTTCCTACAggcacaaatactccctttccTCTTCCACTATAGCCAGACACAGTTGAAAGCGGCCTAATGCAATGCACCTGCACCAAGCTATAATTCTATATCATGCATAAAATATTGGACGGCTGCATAATATCAACATTTACTCAAATAACATCCTACCCTAAAAAGCAATGTCTCACAGTCAATGTAGCTTGGATGAactttggtaaaaaaaaaagaacatttttatttgataacaGTCATTAATAAACAAAGAAACCAATTTAAAAGACCAGTATGGACTCTAAAAGATACAGACTTCATCTGTAGTTTTCTTGTTTCTTGTACAACCAGTCATACCCCCTTggaaaattaacataaaaactCTACCTTTAcataaaatttccaaaattctAGATAACCAATGACCATTGCTCCTTCCCTCAAACCAAAACAAAAGGGAGATTCTTCTTCTTTCTGCTTTGAAGCTTTTGAGACACAACACCTAATGAATTAGATTGAGAACGATGATGTCCCAGTTGCAATACCCCATGAAATAAGTCGAGTTGCCCGCACACCAGggttataatgaaaaaaaaatagacacaGAGTAATGCATTTAGATTTAACAAAAGTATCTACACATAAAGACAGTAAACACACAGAAAAAGATGAGTATTTTACATCCCAATGCAGATTACCCCAGCACAAATCAAAAAGATGAGTCTTTTTTACATAAAGATTCTACCTTTACATAAAATTCCCAAAATCCTATAAAACCAACGTCCACTTCTCCTCTCCTCAAACCAAAACAAAAGAGAGATTCTTCTTCTTTCTGCTATAAAGCTTTTTACAGGATGAATTAAACATAGTCAAAAATTCAAACACAACATGAGTCTCACTAGCAAATAGCCCATGAAATTAGTCAGGTGGACACAAACTGTCCAGACAGAAGggttatcataaaaaaaattcaaacacaGAGTAATACATTAAGATTAAACAAATATATCTACACATAAACACAATGTCTGCAAATTTAGCATAAAGATACAATTTTCAAGATTGTAGCTTTGTATCTATCTGACCAGAAAGCGATATCAAGAAAAGGGTTTGGTAAGAGAGTAGTAATTACAAGGAATTTGCATGAGAGTTGAGTATTTATGGGTGCACTGATTGTTACAGGGAGGTGCCCATTGCTGTGGAATCATCTTTTTGAGCCGTTTTTCGAACAGAAAATTGTAAGTCTCGCCGTTTTGCCTTGTTGGGTCTCTctcaaaattgaagaaaagtGAAGAGAAGAGAAGGAAAATGGATGGTGGAATGGGGGGCAAGTACAACAATGGTTAAGACCAAACGGGGCTCTATTTTCCCTGCTGCCATTTGTTGgggaaaaaacaagaaaaaaaaataaaggaaaaaataatgaattaaatatcAAGATTTTTACTTGCATAATTTGCTTAAAATTAGGacttccataaaaaaaaaaatcctttttgcTTGTCCAATTTTGATAtcttatttgtcatttttgaaaataaaataaaaattgatattttttatttactatacCTTCAATTTATTCAGagagttaatattttttcagaaaagataaaatctctttgagaaataaattaattttgaaattctattaaaagtaaaatgtaTTAGTTATATGTCCAATTCAAATTTGCAAACTCTTTAAAAAGATAATGATTAATATGTAAATTACCagatatttatattgaatagATATATATTCTTAGACCTcgagaaataaataattaatattaagtgtaaaacaaaaagataattGTAAAATATTGAACAATTAGTTTTGTTTTCGAATTATTGACGgcttaaaattacatatttatttgattcAACTTAAATACACTCTTAGTTTTGCAACATGAGTGATGTATAAATCTAAATTCTcgttaagtttaaaatattttcaacaattcTCTCATATTTCTACCACaatttgagataatttgctATGTTATATGGCACGAATTGAAAGTATATTTAAGTATAATTAGtataataaatgaatattttatagTGGTCAATAgttcagaaaaaaaaactaaaaatttgcATATTTACCTGCCGTATTTCTTTATCATAAGTCCTAAAATAAagcttttattttctatataaagaaattcaaattcagTATCTAACCACAAAAATGTGTTTAACCTTTTACCCATCAATGGAGGCTATCActccaataaaaataatttttagcgacattaaatattgacaataataaagagtattaaaaattttatcggcattagttaagtgtcattagaatcaATGTCGCTAAAAGCTTTagagacatatacaaagagtgacaattaccgctaaaaatacatatttaacagcaattaaaaattaaatatcgataatgatcatttttattatagtgtatAGTAGCTGTACTTGATTAATGGATCAAGGAAGGGAACATATGGTTAAAAAAGAACTTCAGTATATGatcaaatcattaaaatattacaGAAGATACAAACATACCCTTGAGGTAACATTATTTTAATTACACTTGCGTATTGGTGGTGTGAGGATACGACAACGAGGAAGTGTGAGAGGTAGCTCGAAGAAGAACTGAGGAGATGATATAACTTTAGTTGATTAAGGacatttattttaagaaattaagttatttaGGTCGagatttaagaataaaaggttaGTAGGTAGTTGAACCGTGGAGGTGATTAGACAGAatatgacataactttaattgaTTGAGGACATGATTTTAAAAAGTAAGTTATTGAGATCGAGAATTAAGGATAGAATAGAAGGTTAATAGGTAATTGAGTGTTATCGTAGTTTCCCTTTTTCCCCAATTTGTTATGAATTAGACCatttcttgtgtttttttaaGGGTAAATTCCATCATTTCCCCCCAATTTGTTATGAATTAGACCatttcttgtgtttttttaaGGGTAAATTCCATCATTTTTCCCCAATTTGTTATGAATTATAccatttcttgtatttttttaaggGTAAATTCCATCATCTCTGTTAATCAAACGGTAGCCAAGATTTCAACTTTATGGATTCTAGATTACGACTTCAAGTGGTAATACCTAGGTTTTAAATTTGATACATGTACATATTTAGTGAATTTCTTAATACATATATACGTATTTAATGAAtttctatatacatatatacttaGATTGAATGGTATTTGACAAGCATGAGTAACAAAGTGTCTTACTTTACCATTTTTTCGTGGTAAAGAAGACATTCATGTACGCAAACATTACCTCTGCCTTTGTTAGTACTACTGTGTTAATGCCTTAGAATACTTGTACTTTCTTCAGAAACAAGAGTTACATGGGATAGAAAATTAGTAACTGAGATAGCTATTGAAAGTTCTATTTCCAGTATGATATTTCTatgatatggaaaaaaaaattagtaagcCTTCAAttatatacaacaaaaaatgaataaatttgacACCTAAAACTTGATTACCTTCATTGTGTAAAAAGTCATAGTACTCATGTAGCTAAGTTCCTAGCCCCAAAATTGATATCCTTGTAACAGGTAAGGGGGGAAAAACAAGAATCTGCTTAAGCAAAATTTCCAATAACTTTTCTATGACGCTTTTTCCTGTCTCTCCCGCGCTTTGAGGGTACCTTCTTTAATGGCTCAGCAACTGAACTTGACTTTGTAATGTTGCTTGTGGTCTGCGGGGTTTTATCAGGTACAGGCGGTGGAGGATGAACAATTTCAGGAGCAGCAGGGGGAGGTGGGGGAGACCAGTGCTCAAGAATGTCGCGGTGATACCCCTGTAGATAACAAAAAAGTATAACAGATAGCCAATCTTTTATATCCTATCATATATAACAGAAATCCAATGTGTAATGAActgatattttcattttttgagaagaacaacaaaagaaaaaagagcaTTTCAAATATAAACGTCAACTCGAGAAGTAGTCACGTATCATGCAACTGCACAATGCATTTTTCCTACGAGGACCATAAGAATCGTAGCATATTATGAAGATCTAGTGTGAATTCAAAAGGAAATCTGGTGCTGGGAGGCACAtctccatttttttccttttccattCCATTATCAGAGCATAGATCTTTTAAAATCCAAAAAGCAAAACACAAAGGATCACCTGAACCACAAAGTTGCGTCTTTCACAGTCCAAGAACATATTCAATGTCCAATTTGTCTTTGACATTATCTTGTCCCTCACAATGGCGAAGCTAATTTGGTCTCTTGGAGTA
The sequence above is a segment of the Solanum lycopersicum chromosome 10, SLM_r2.1 genome. Coding sequences within it:
- the LOC101247862 gene encoding uncharacterized protein isoform X1, with translation MIPQQWAPPCNNQCTHKYSTLMQIPWRVFCKKGCDADGETWDECLSECEEICYKNPVLKDQQWSAYIDRSPGAASCSEECFHACVAGCGYKFDVPSQKVDQIHPSRPPPPPPKDKLTTRAVKRILPGEPSQTIDDIPGTSA
- the LOC101247862 gene encoding uncharacterized protein isoform X2 — its product is MEWIRSSLAGPYLGRVFCKKGCDADGETWDECLSECEEICYKNPVLKDQQWSAYIDRSPGAASCSEECFHACVAGCGYKFDVPSQKVDQIHPSRPPPPPPKDKLTTRAVKRILPGEPSQTIDDIPGTSA